TTGAAGATATTCTGGATGAAATTTCTGGCTCCTCGCTGTTTCGTGTGGGTAGCCCTTAAAATGGATTATTGGGGAGTCTTGGTCCTGTTTTCCCGAGCCTTGCCGAGATCTCAAGAACGATTACTTATCATCGGCTGCAGGCGATTGGAAGGACCGCCCTCCGAAGCGACAATGCAAAACGATGCGAATCAAGAACGAGCTGTCGAAATTCTTTTAGGGGAGAAAACCATGCGTTCGATCATTAACTGTATCTTGTATCTGGTAGTCTTATTTTTCCCGTCTCTTGCTTTGGCTACAACAACGTTTCCGATAGCCACTACATCAAGGATGGAGGATGCTGTCGGTGTCGCTTTTGACGGGACCAACTTTTTGATAGGCATCGGAGACAAACCGGAACCTGATCGTCACAACACTTACCAAAGCATTACCGCACAGCTTGTGTCTAAGGCCGGGGAGCTTGTGGGCTCACGTATATTGACGAGTGCAATCGGAGGTTCGCCTATAGTTGCGTTTGACGGGCAGAATTATTTGCTTGCATACGAGGAAATCACGACCAATACAGTGGCGGGACAGTTCATAAGCAAATCTGGCGCATTGGTCGGTGCGCCGTTCAATATTTTCACGTCACCGAATAGAAGCCTGGGTATGGCGCGCGGCATGCTCTTTGATGGAGCAAATTATTTTGTCGTTTGGGAAAGCGACAGTGAGCCCGACAACGGAGATACGGCGGATATATTCGGTCAATTCATCACCCCAGGCGGCGCCAAGCTAGGTTCCGTCGTGTCTATCAGCACCGCCGTGCATGGCCAGCGAAATCCGGGCATTGCCTTTGATGGCAAAAATATTCTTACGGTATGGGCCGATGGTCGCAACCAGAGTGCGTGTTTTACGGACGGCACGGGCTCACACTGTTTCGAGTCGGACATCTACGGCCAGTTCATCACCAAATCGAGCGCATCAGTAGCAGGGACTCTTTCCGGAAGCAACTTCCTTGTGGACCCCGGCAGTCTTCCCCGCGACGGTAGTCCTTTGGCGCTTGCTTTCGACGGAACCAATTACCTGGTTACCTTTACCGAAGAAACAACGTTGCCGAATGCCTGTGCCGCTGGTGGGTGCAATTGGGAAGCTTACGGCATTCTGGTTTCGAAAGCCGGCGCAACACCGGGCTCCAGTTTCGTTATTGGAGCTACCACAACCCGACCCAAGGTACTCCCGGTTCCCACCTACGTCGGAACTCAGTACATCGTGACATGGACCGATGCCATGGGCACTACGTCCCCATATGTCAAAGGCCAACTGGTGGCGACAACCGGTGAGGTCTCGGGTTCGGAATTCACGTTGCTCTCGCCACCACAATCGGGCGTCGTACCGTGGTTGGGAATGGTATTCACCGGAGATGGTGCAAATCTCATGGTCTCGAACTGGGGTGTACCTGACCAAACCGAACCCGACAATATGGATCTTTATTCCGGTAAAAATGTCATGGGTTCATTGCTGAATATCGCAACCATCAATGCCGGCGGGACGACATACAACATGTCAATCGGGTGGAATCTGCTGGGCAACGGCCTCGCCGATGCATCGATCAATGTCGCGACTTATTTTGGCGATCCAGGGAAATATATCTCGGTCTGGAAATGGGTGCCGGCCTCCTCAAGATGGGCATTCTATTCACCAAGCATGGACCCCACAGCCTTTGCTTCTTATGTGTCTAGCAAAGGCTTTGACGTCCTTACCGTGATCAACGGAGGTGAGGGTTTCTGGGTCAACGCAAAATAGGAATCCCTCTGGTGCACTCTTCAGCAATATCCATGCAATGCTCCGTAATCTTTTGAGCTGCGGAGCATCTTCAATTGCCCTGGCTCCGGTAGCTGAATTTCATTGGTTCGGCGGCAGTAACCGTTCTTGGGGATAGTCGGCGTGCGCAGCTCAAGGCAGATGAGCTCGTCGAAAATCAACCACCAGGTTGGCGCTGTTTAACAGCGCTTCCAGGGTATAAAGAGTGTGAAATTCGGAACCTATCAATGCGTTGCAGCATATTTTTTGCTCATTCAGCATACCATATGTGTGGCTTCATTCACAAAAACACCCTGCGCCTCGGAGTCTCTCTTCGCTCGCTTACCTGTATGTCGGCCCTTTCGGAGTCTCGCAGGCTCGCTTACCTGCTTAGACATCCCGTGATTTTTTTTGCGAGATTATCAACATTAATTCGGCTCAGAATGTTGGCTTATGCCCCGCTAATCCAAACTTGCTACAGACTTTCGCTCAGTTCCCGGTCCAGCAGATGGAGTTCGGTTTTGTCTGTGATGGCGCGATTCAGTTTTCCGTAGTCACGGGTATCGCCTAGCAAGATACAGCCGATGATCTGATTCTGATCAATGACGATTTTACGATAAGTGGTGTCGGTAACGGTGATTCGGCTCTCATGGCGCTGGTCGGCATCAATGTCTCCGATTGCCGCTAGATCAATGCCTGCGACCTTCAGCCGGTTGGCCATAATGGTGCCGGAATAGATGGCTGTTTCGTAAGCCATAACGATGCCTGCGACCTTGCCCTGCTGCATGGCGGTTGGCCAGATCCCTGTTGGTGGTTGGCCGCCGAATTCGGCGACATCGCCAGCGGCAAAGACATCCTTGATGCTGGTCTCCATCCGTTCGTTCACCACAATTCCCTTGTCATGGGTAAGTCCCATAGAAACAGCAAGGTCCAGGTTTGGCCTGACCCCTGCCGAGATAATGACCATCTCGCAAGGCAGGGTCTCGCCGTCTTTAAGCGCTATCCCGGTAACACGTTCATGTCCGATGATCTCTTTGGTTTGAGCGTCAAGTCTGAAGGAAAATCCTAGTTTTGTCTCCATCATCTCTTTGAGCCTTGATGCCCCTTGGTCGTCAAGCTGCCGGGGGAGGAGACGGGGGAAGAATTCTACCACCGTGACTTCTTTGCCGATTTTGCGGAGGGCCTGCCCTGTCTCAAGACCAAGGAGTCCGCCGCCGATGACCACTACTTTGTTAGCTGTCGCCGCGTGTTCCTTAATGGACCGGGCATCGCTGATGTTGCGGAGAGTAAATACTCCTGGCGTATTAGCTCCTTGAATGGGCGGGACAAACGAGTGACTGCCGGTTGCGATCAACAGTCGGTCGTATGTAAGTGTCTGTTTAGTACTGGTGGTAACGGTTTTCGTCATTGGATCAACGCCGATGACACGGCACCGGGACATAAGGTTAATCCTTTGGTCATTATACCACTCCGGCTTCTGCGCGAGCAACCGCTCTTCGGTGACATCGCCTGAAAGGTATTCAGGCAGTCTGATCCGGAAGTAGAAGGGCAGGTCCTCCTCGGTGATGATGGTAATGTCGCAGGAGTTATCTTTTTGTCTGATGGATTCAGCTGCGGTGGTGCCGGCAACGCCGTTGCCGATAATGAGATGGTGTGTCATCCGGGTGCTCCTTGGCTGAAGTAGAGTGGAAGTGGTCGATGGCCCGGTGCGGTAGACAGCTCTTGCGCACCGGTTTAATCAATTTTCCGATGCAGCGTGGATTACTTGCAGGAATTGGTCTCCATAATGTTCAAGCTTATGGCGGCCAACTCCGTTGATTAAGAGCATTGCCTCCCGGTCGGCAGGCCGGACGGCAGACATTTCGGCTAAGGTGGCGTCACTGAAGATAACAAAGGGAGGGACCCCTTCCTGGTCGGCCAGTCGTTTCCGTAACTCCCGCAGCCGGGCGAAGAGCGCTCGGTCGTAGATCAGTGGCGTGGTCTGTTTCTTGGTAGACGATTTTTTGGCCTCACTTGCTGGACGTGTCCTTGGTTTGGGCATGGTCAGGGCAATCTCGCCCTTGAGCAAGGGGCGGGCCGCATCGGTCAGGGTCAGGATCGAGAAGTTGTCCAGATCTTGTTTGAGATAGTCGTGGTGAATCAGGTAGCGGAGCAAGGCGCCCCAAAACTCCTGTGGTTTGTCTGTGCCGATTCCGTAAGTGGACAGGGTGTTGTGCCCGAGCTGAAGGATTCGTTGATTCTTTGAGCCACGGAGAACGTCAATGACGTGGCCGATGCCGAAGCGTTGGCCGACACGATAGACGCATGACAAGGCCTTGCGGGCCTCTTCAGTAACATCTATGGTCTCGGGCGGATTCAAGCAGATATCGCAATTGCCGCAATCAGCGTCCATGGTTGCGCCGAAATAGCTCAGCAGGATGCGGCGGCGGCAGGTTTGGGCTTCAGCAAATCCGACCATGATGTTCAGCTTCTGATTCTCGATCCGTTTGCGTTCCTGGTTGGGGCTGTGCTCGATCAGGCTTCGGGCTATGGCAATATCGCCATAGCCAAACAACAACAGGGCCTCGGCCGGCATACTGTCACGTCCGGCTCGACCGGTTTCCTGATAATAACTTTCGATGTTCTTGGGTAGGTCATAGTGAACCACGAAGCGGACATTGGACTTGTCAATGCCCATGCCAAAGGCCACTGTCGCCACCACGATCTGAATCTCATCGCGCTGAAAGGCGTCCTGGACATCCTGACGGCGGGCTGAGTTCAAGCCCGCATGATAGGCTTGAGCTTTGATCCCCGCCTTGTTCAGGTCGGCGGCCACTGATTCAACGCGTTTGCGGCTCAAGGCGTAAACGATGCCGGCTTCGCCCTGTCTTGATTTTAAGAATTCGGTGAGCTGATTGGCAGGTTTGAGCTTATCGACCACTGTGTAGCGGATATTTGGCCGGTCAAAGCCGGTGACGAAACACCGGGCGTTGGTCAACTTCAGCCCGGTAAGGATATCTTTCTGGGTGTGCGGTTCCGCCGTGGCGGTCAAGGCGATCATCGGTGGGCCGGGGAGGATGGTGCGAAGCCGTGACAGTTGACGATACTCCGGCCGAAAATCGTGTCCCCACTGGGAGATGCAATGGGCCTCGTCGATGGCGATCAAGGCGACTTCGATGCTCTGGATGCGTTCAAGGAAGGAGTCACTCATCAGCCGCTCCGGGGCGACATAAATCAGGTCAAGCTGACCTTCGTGCAGGCGGGCTAAGACCTGGCGTGCCTCGGTTGCCCCGAGCGACGAGTTGTAACAGGCCGCTCTGACTCCGGCCGCTGTCAAGGCATCGACCTGGTCCTTCATCAACGAAATCAGTGGGGAGACGACAATAGCGACTCCTGGACGATGGAGGGCCGGGAGTTGATAGCACAGGGACTTTCCGCCGCCGGTCGGCATCAGCACAAAGAGGTCTTCGCCGTTGATAAGGGCGTCAACGATTTCCTGCTGTGACGGGCGGAACGAGGTATAGCCAAAGACCTCTTTCAGGCTTTCTAGGGGGGTATTGAACATCGTGGGAATGTAGCAATCAGTCCCCGCGTCGTCAAGGATTATGTCCCTTTGGCAGCTCTCTTATTTCGGTAAACTCACTGGCCAGGCAGTGATAGATGTGTTTGCGGAACTCTGCCACTACCGGCAGGAGTTCGGGAAACGTTGTCCAGCGCCAGTTGATAAATTCCCCGGGAGAGGGCAGGGTAATCGCATCGTGTACGGGCAGGAAACGGAAGAGATACCACTGCTGGGTCTGGCCTCGACCGATTTTTAGAGACCGCCATTGCGTGGGTAGTTCGTATGAGAGAAGGTGCGGGTAGGGACGGATAAGGTGCAGCAGATCCGGGGTAATGCCTGTCTCTTCCTGAATCTCTCTGTACACTGAAGTGATCGGTTCTTCTTGGTCATCGATGCCCCCTTGCGGGAATTGCCAGGCTCCGACCGTGTCTGATCGTTCAAGGGCCAGCGCCATTCCTTTGGTGTTTACAATTACCGCGCCCACTCCGGCTCGAAAAAATTGACTCATGGTAGTTGCCTGTGAAAAAATGGTTGATGGTATTTGGGGCGGCAGTTGGAGACTTTAACTTTGATGATCTCGTAAAAAGGTAGCCGCTGGTTAAGCAGGTAAGCGAGCCTGCGAGACTCCGAAAGGGCCGATATACAAGGTGCGGGGTGTGTTTTGAGAGAGGTTGTACTATGGGTATGCCAAGCGAACAAAACCACCACGCAATTCAGTTCAATCCCCGCTGGTGTCGGACGGGGACGCAGTAGATCGGACTTTTTGCGACGCCATCAACTTTATCGTCACAGGTTGACTTAAGTCAATGGTTTTCACTGTATTTTTTCATACACTCAAATCATCAAACCTGATACGCTGACGTTACTGATGATATTTCACGATTGATCAAAATGACCAAGACAAAGGAGGAAGCCATGAAAAAGATTGAGCTGGGGCAGACCAATGAATTTAGTCCGATTTCGATCAGGAGTTTTGTGCTCCATGATTCTGAGTACTTCAAAATTATCAATTTCAATATCGGGGCAGGTCAATTGTTCCCTGTTCATTCCCATAAGATCGAGGGGCAGCTCAGCATGGTGGTCCTTGAAGGAGAGGGAGAATTCTTGGGCGAAAATTCATCGATCCCAGCCAAGGCCGGCGATATGCTGATTTCTGATATCAGCGACCCTCATGGGGTCAAAGCCAAAACTAATATGCGGATTATCGTAACCATCGCCCCGCCGATCTGATTTCAGATCTTTAGTGTCATGCTTACCCGAGAGAGAGAAATAGGAAAATTAGGGATATAAGGAGAGCGCCATGGAGAATTTTAGCCGTTGGGATGATTATTTGATCGCTGAGCATGAGCTGATTGAACGGAGTATGGCTATCCTCAAGCAATGTCTTGACGCCATTGAGTTGAGTGTCGAGGTAAATATTGTCCAGCTTGGACGGGCCATTGATTTCCTGCTTCAGTTTGGGGACAAGATTCATAATACCAAAGAAGAGAAGTGTCTCTTTCCGTTGATGGAAAGGCACGGGGTGCCGGTCCAGGGTGGGCCGCTTGGGGTAATGCTCCAGGAACATGAGGCGGAGCGGGTTCTTTTGGCCGGGATGCAGGCGATACTCCCTACCTTTGCCGAACTTACCTTTGCCGAGCGGCTTCAATTCAAGGAGGAGGGCTTGGAGTACCTGAAGGTCAGGGCCGATCATATTTGGAAGGAGAATGATGTTCTGTACCCCATGGGCAGGAGGGCGCTGAGTGATGCTGATAACACCTCACTGATGGCCGAGTTCGCCCACATCAATCGGGAGACTTATGGTGACCAGGCATTTGTTCAGTTCCAAGCCATGGTGGATGAGCTTGAAAAGGGTG
The sequence above is a segment of the Desulfobulbaceae bacterium genome. Coding sequences within it:
- a CDS encoding NAD(P)/FAD-dependent oxidoreductase, yielding MTHHLIIGNGVAGTTAAESIRQKDNSCDITIITEEDLPFYFRIRLPEYLSGDVTEERLLAQKPEWYNDQRINLMSRCRVIGVDPMTKTVTTSTKQTLTYDRLLIATGSHSFVPPIQGANTPGVFTLRNISDARSIKEHAATANKVVVIGGGLLGLETGQALRKIGKEVTVVEFFPRLLPRQLDDQGASRLKEMMETKLGFSFRLDAQTKEIIGHERVTGIALKDGETLPCEMVIISAGVRPNLDLAVSMGLTHDKGIVVNERMETSIKDVFAAGDVAEFGGQPPTGIWPTAMQQGKVAGIVMAYETAIYSGTIMANRLKVAGIDLAAIGDIDADQRHESRITVTDTTYRKIVIDQNQIIGCILLGDTRDYGKLNRAITDKTELHLLDRELSESL
- a CDS encoding RNA pyrophosphohydrolase, which encodes MSQFFRAGVGAVIVNTKGMALALERSDTVGAWQFPQGGIDDQEEPITSVYREIQEETGITPDLLHLIRPYPHLLSYELPTQWRSLKIGRGQTQQWYLFRFLPVHDAITLPSPGEFINWRWTTFPELLPVVAEFRKHIYHCLASEFTEIRELPKGHNP
- a CDS encoding cupin, which encodes MKKIELGQTNEFSPISIRSFVLHDSEYFKIINFNIGAGQLFPVHSHKIEGQLSMVVLEGEGEFLGENSSIPAKAGDMLISDISDPHGVKAKTNMRIIVTIAPPI
- a CDS encoding DUF438 domain-containing protein: MENFSRWDDYLIAEHELIERSMAILKQCLDAIELSVEVNIVQLGRAIDFLLQFGDKIHNTKEEKCLFPLMERHGVPVQGGPLGVMLQEHEAERVLLAGMQAILPTFAELTFAERLQFKEEGLEYLKVRADHIWKENDVLYPMGRRALSDADNTSLMAEFAHINRETYGDQAFVQFQAMVDELEKGGQGAKKLIEGLSYKQLDAIMEAMPFEVTFVDATDSVAYFNRLDKVKIFPRTRSVIGRQVEKCHPEKSVDTVKIIVSGFKNKTLDKAEFWIDFKGEKVLIRYFPVYDDEGKYLGVLEVTQEIGAIQKLTGQKRLLD
- the recQ gene encoding DNA helicase RecQ, with the translated sequence MFNTPLESLKEVFGYTSFRPSQQEIVDALINGEDLFVLMPTGGGKSLCYQLPALHRPGVAIVVSPLISLMKDQVDALTAAGVRAACYNSSLGATEARQVLARLHEGQLDLIYVAPERLMSDSFLERIQSIEVALIAIDEAHCISQWGHDFRPEYRQLSRLRTILPGPPMIALTATAEPHTQKDILTGLKLTNARCFVTGFDRPNIRYTVVDKLKPANQLTEFLKSRQGEAGIVYALSRKRVESVAADLNKAGIKAQAYHAGLNSARRQDVQDAFQRDEIQIVVATVAFGMGIDKSNVRFVVHYDLPKNIESYYQETGRAGRDSMPAEALLLFGYGDIAIARSLIEHSPNQERKRIENQKLNIMVGFAEAQTCRRRILLSYFGATMDADCGNCDICLNPPETIDVTEEARKALSCVYRVGQRFGIGHVIDVLRGSKNQRILQLGHNTLSTYGIGTDKPQEFWGALLRYLIHHDYLKQDLDNFSILTLTDAARPLLKGEIALTMPKPRTRPASEAKKSSTKKQTTPLIYDRALFARLRELRKRLADQEGVPPFVIFSDATLAEMSAVRPADREAMLLINGVGRHKLEHYGDQFLQVIHAASEN